TTCGTGGGCCCATTCCCGCGCGGCGCGGGCGGAATGTTCTCCCGCGGAGACGGTGAGCAGCCAGTAGTCGCGGTCCTCGCTGTCCTGGCCGTCGATCTCCGAGCGAATCCGCGCGTACCGCTCCAGCGCTTCCTGTGCTTCGGTCAACGTTGCCTGGACCAGCGTCCGGCAAGCGGCGGGGCCGAGATGACGGCCGAAGTACAGTCGCAGCAACAGTCCGTTGCGTGGTGGCGTGGCCTGTACCGGCTGCGCCAGCAACTCCTCCAGGTGGCGGATTCCCGCTGGTGTGATCGCGAACGTCGACGCACGGGCCCGAGCCGCGTCCTGTCGGCGCACGAACCCCTGTTGTTCGAGGTTGGCCAGGGTGGGATAGATCTGGCCGTAGCTCTCGCTCCAGAAATGTCCCAACACGTCCCGGATCGCTTCCCTCAGCGCGTATCCCGTCATCGGCTGGATGCTCAACCCGCCCAGCACGGCGATCTCGGTCTGACTCGCTCTCGCCATCACGCTCCTCTCTGCCAGATATATCTATCAGAGACATGGGTTGATCGGCAAGACTCTCGCATCGACCGGAAGTCCACCGCTTCAGGTGATCGACATGGCGCCCAGTCCACGCCATGCGGTCGGGCGGGGACCTCCCGGCGCAGCGCCCGACACGGCTGATCGCACGAGTCGACCAGCCGGACACGGTGAGGGTTCGCCTGTGCACGCCGCCACCCGTGCAGGGCGCTTGGGTCATGGACGAGACGCCGGCCGGGGCCCGGCCGTTCCGCCCTGACGAACGGCCCGGTGTCAGCGGCTTCGCCGATCAGAAATCCTCCGCCACGTCGTCAGTTCTGGTAGCCCTCTCGCACCGGTGGAAGGATTGACGACCATGACCGACGCAAGACCGCTGGGCGCCGACGAGGCCACGTTCATCGCGGCGGTCCGCTCGGGCGATCCGGCGCGGTTCGCGCTCATCACGGAGCGCCACCGGCGCGAGCTCCAGGTGCACTGCTACCGGATGCTCGCGAACTACGAGGACGCCCAGGACATGACGCAGGAGACGTTCCTGCGAGCGTGGAACAAGCGGGAGTCGTTCAAGGGGCACGCCGCGCTGCGGACCTGGCTGTACCGGATCGCGACGAACGCCTGCCTCGACTTCCTGGAGAAGCGCAACGACCGCACACCCGTGCCGTCCGAGCTGTCGGACTCCGGCTCCGAGGCGCTGTACCTCCAGCCGTACCCCGACCGGATGCTCCCCGAGGACCCGCAGGAATCGGTGGTGGCGCGGGAGACGATCGAGCTGGCGTTCGTCGTCGCCGTCCAGTACCTGCCGCCGCGGCAGCGGGCGGTGCTCATCCTGCGCGACGTCCTCGGCTGGCCGGCGTCGAAGGCCGCCGACGCCCTCGAGCTGACCGTCGCATCGGTGACCAGCGCACTGCAACGGGCGCGCGTGACGATGCGCGAGCAGCTGCCCGACCGCCGCCTCGACTGGCGGAGCCCCGCCACCCACGAGCTGACGAATGACGAGCGCGGAGTGGTGAGGTCGTACATCGACGCCCATGAGCGCAACGACCTCGACGGGCTGACGTCCCTGCTGCGCCACGAGCTGCGCTTCGCGATGCTGCCCGAGTTGGGCACCTCGGTCATGACGGCCAAGGACGCGGTGGACGGCTGGGTCTCCGGCGGGCTCTTCCAGCGCGGCCACGACGACTGGCGCGGTGTCGCCACGACGGTCAACCGCATGCCTGCCGCCGTGCTGTACCTCCGCACACCCGACGACCCGGAGTACCGGCTGTTCGCCATCGCGGTCCTGCACATCGTCGACGGGAAGATCGCCGAGCTCACCGGATTCGACGCCGCCGGCAAACCATGGCTGGACCTGCCCCCGACACTGTGAGCGCCCTGACCGCCTGAACACCGACGCGAACACCACCGCCCCGCCGGCGTTACCGGCGGGGCTGGAGCCGGCGTCACGAGCCGGGCATGTGGCCTGTGCTCATCGCCTCGTCTCGTACCGGGTCAGCACCACGCCGCCGGGGAACGTCCGCGTCTCCACGAGGTTCAGGTTCACCCAGCTGTCCAGCGCCGTGAAGAACGGCGTGCCGCCGCCCACCACGACCGGGTAGGTGGCCAGGGCGTACTCGTCGATCAGCCCGGCCCGCATGGCCGACCCGGCGAGCGTCGCGCCGCCGATGCCCATCGGGCCGCCGTCCTCGGCCTTGAGCCGGGTGATCTCGGCGACCGCGTCGCCGGTGACCAGGCGGGTGTTCCAGTCGACCTCGTCGATCGTCGAGGAGAACACCACCTTCGGCGTGTCCCGCCAGTTCCGCGCGAACTCGATCTCCGCCGGGGTGGCGTCGGGCTGCTGGTCGCCGGTCGGCCAGTAGGAGCTCATCGTCTCCCACAGCTTGCGCCCGTACAGCGACAGGCCGTGAGCCCGCTCCTGGTCGAGCCACCACTGGAACAGCTCGTCGCTCGGCGGCCCGCCCCAGCCGATGTCGTCGCCGGGCGCGGCGATGTAGCCGTCCAGGGTCACGTTCATGCCGAAGATCAGTTTCCGCATCGTGCCAGCCTTCCGTGAGTCGATCTCACACATACAGACGGGCGCGGCACGAAAACCTGATCGGTGCGCGATCCGCGTCCGCAACGGGGACGGGCATGGTGTGGCAGCGGCGGCTTCCAGACCATGCCCGTGTGCGGGATCAGGCGTGTCAGATCCGGGTGGTCAGGGGGAGGCCCAACTGGAGCACGGGTCCGGGCGGCCCGACTGACCGGCGGCCGGCCGCCACCGCCACCCTTCTGACACATCCTCCGGCAAGGTCACCTCACGTGCGGCTGGGGCGGGCGACTTCGTGTAAACGTTTACTGCTGGTGAACCGGAAACCAGGTAGGCCAGCTGCATGTCAAGATCCAGCGGTCGCAAGGGTTGCAGGCGGATGGACTGTTGACAGAGGCTGACGATCCTCTACTCTGAGCCAGAGGCGTAAAAACGTTTTAACTGCTGGTCCTATTTACCGCTCGAGCCACGTTGTTAGCGCTAACAGAACGAACGCCGCGCAGGGCACGACTCCGAGGGCGGTCCCACCCTCCGTTCAAGACTCGGCCGGCTCGCCGCAGGTCGTCCGAACCTCATCCGTTCCCGTCATCAGGAGTGGTCATGATGCTCGTCCACCGGCGCGGTGCGAGCCAGCGAGCCCTGTCGTTCGTCGCCGCGCTCGTCGTCGCCCTGTCCGTGATCACGGTGGGCCAGGACCGCGCAGACGCAGCGCCCGGCCCTTCGTTCACCAACCCCGTCGTGCCGGCTCCCAACAGCGCCGATCCGACGTTGGTGCAGTACAACGGCCAGTACTACTACGTGGCCACCACCTGGACCTCCGACATCCTGATGCGGCGATCCGCCACCATCGCCGGGCTGCGCAGCGCGCCGGAGCAGACGATCTTCCGCGCCTCGCAGAACGAGGGCTGCTGCACGATGTGGGCGCCTCACCTGGAGCAGATCAACAACCGTTGGTACATCTACTACTCGGTCGAGCCGCGGGCAGGGTACGGGTCGCGCCGCACGCACGTGCTGGAGAGCGCCGCGAACGACCCGGCGGGCCCGTACACCTACCGCGGCGTGCTCAACCTCATGCCGAACAACGGTTGGGCGATCGACGGCGCGGTGCTCAAGCTCAACGGCGCCCTGTACTTCCACTACTCGGCGTTCCACGCGGACGGGCTCCAGTCGATCTACATCGCGCCGATGAGCAGTCCGACCACGGTGTCGGCCTTCGGTACCCGGATCTCGGCGCCGACGCTGGCGTGGGAGCGGCAGGGGCAACCGGTCAACGAGGGGTCGTTCGCCCTGCAACGGGACGGTCGCACGTTCCTGACCTACTCGGCCAGCTACTGCGGCACCGCCGACTACAAGCTGGGCATGCTGGAGTACCGCGGCGGCGACCCGTTGGCGCAGAGCTCCTGGACGAAGCACGCCAACCCGATCTTCCAGCGCAACAACGCCGCGGGCGTCTACGGTCCGGGCCACCACTCGTTCTTCACCTCGCCGGACGGCACGGAGATCTGGATCGCCTACCACGCCAACTCCTCGGCGTCCCAGGGCTGCGGCACGAGTCGAACCACCCGCGTGCAGAAGATTTCCTGGAACGCCGACGGCACACCGAACCTGGGAGTTCCCGTCTCCACCTCCACGGTCCTCGCGGGGCCTTCGGGTGAGACCGGCGGGTCCGGCACGCGCGTGCGCATCCGCAACCAGCACAGCAACCTCTGCCTGGACGACTACAACGCCGTCACCACACCGGGTGCGGAGGTGCGGCAGTGGACGTGCAACGGGCTGGCGGTGCAGGACTGGTCCCTCACGCCGACCGACAACGGCTACTACCGGATCGCCAACGTCCACAGTGGCCTGTGCCTGGACAACAAGGACTGGGCAACCACCGCGGGTTCGGTGGTCCAGCAGTGGACCTGCAACGGCTTTTCCGTGCAGCAGTGGCGGCTGACCACCACCAACGGCACCACCACCCTGGTCAACCGGTACAGCAACCTCTGCCTCGACAACTACGCCTGGGGCACGACCCCCGGCTCCGAGGTCCGGCAGTGGACCTGCACCGGCGCGGCCAACCAGCAGTGGGTGATCGGCTGACCGCCACACCCGGACCACCCCGCCGCCACGGCAGCCAACCTCATACGAGATCAACTCATACGAGATCAACCTTGTGGAGAAACCATGGCACCACGTGGAGACCGGTCCGAGGACTCAGGTTCGCGGCTGCTGAGGCGGCGGTCATTGCTGGCGGCAGGCGCCGCGCTGCCGGTGCTGGCGGTGACGCCATCAGCCTCGGCGGCGACCAGGGTGGTCGTCGAACCGTCGATCGTGCAGCAGACGATCCTCGGCTTCGGCGGCATGAACCACCCGGGCTGGATCGGCGATCTCACCGCCGGCCAGCGCGAGACGGCCTTCGGCAACGGCGCGGGGCAGCTGGGCTTCACCGTGCTGCGCATTCCCGTTCCCGAGGACCGCGCCAACTGGAGCCGCGAGGTCGCCACGGCCAAGCGCGCCGGTGAGCTCGGGGCCAAGGTCTTCGCCTCGCCGTGGAACCCGCCGGCTTCGATGTCCGAGACCTTCTCCGGGGGCAAGCGGCTGCGCTACAACTCGTACGGCGCGTATGCGCAGCACCTGAACGACTTCTCCACGTTCATGAGGAACAACGGGGTGAACCTGTACGGGATCTCGGTGCAGAACGAGCCGGACTACGCGCACGACTGGACGGCGTGGACCCCCGGCGAGATGGTGAGGTTCCTGCGCGAGAACGCCGGTTCGATCAACACCAGGGTCATCGCGCCCGAGTCGTTCCAGTACCGCAAGAGCACCTCGGACCCCATCCTCAACGACGCCGCCGCGTTGGCGAATGTGGACATCATCGGCGCCCACCTCTACGGCACAAGGCACGAAGACTTCCCCTACCCGCTCTTCCGCGAGAAGGGCGGCGGCAAGGAGCTGTGGATGACCGAGGTCTACCACCCGAACAGCTCCGACTCGGCCGACCTCTGGCCGCAGGCGCTCGACGTGGGCGAGCACATCCACCGCGCGTTGGTCTACGGCCGGTTCCAAACCTATGTGTGGTGGTACATCCGCCGTTCGTACGGCCCGATGCGCGAGGACGGGCAGATCAGCAAGCGCGGCGCCAACATGGCCCACTTCTCGAAGTGGGTCCGCCCCGGCTACTCCCGGATCACCGCGACCGCGAACCCGCAGTCGAACGTCTACATCACGGCGTTCAAGAGTGGGACCAAGATCGTCATCGTCGCCATCAACAAGAACGCATCGGCGGTGTACCAGCCGTTCACCATCCGCGGCGTCGTTTCCGCGACGATTCCGACCTGGGTCACCACCGCGACACGCACCCTCGCGCAAGACAGGACCATCACGACGTCGAACGGCTCCTTCGACTCCCAACTGCCGGCCCGCAGCATCAGGACCTTCGTCGCGGGTTGACGACTCTCGCTCAATTCATCCGCTCAGACCCCTCGCCGCCGCTGGAGGAGGAACTGTGAAACTTTCGCTCTGGCGACGTCGGCAGGCCGTACTGGCGGTCCTGCTCTCCGTGGTCGGCTTGGTCGTGGGGTTGAACACCGCCGCGTCCGCGTCGACCGCAACCGCCTCACCCGACACCGAGTCCGGCTTCGAGGTCGGTAGCCTGCCCAGCAGGTTCCGCTGGAGTTCGAGCGGGCCGATCATCGCGCCGAAAAACGACTCCACCCACAGGCTGTCCGCGATCAAGGACCCGTCGGTGGTGTTCCACAACGGCAGGTACCACGTGTTCGCGACGGTCACGAGCTCGACCGGCGGCTACGGCATGGTGTACCTGAACTTCACCGACTGGTCGCGGGCGGGCTCGGCGACGCACCACTTCCTGGACCGCACGCCCATCGGCGGCGGCTACAAGGCGGCGCCGCAGATCTTCTACTACTCGCCGCAGCGCCTGTGGTACCTGGTCTACCAGACCGGCAACGACGCCTCGTACTCCACCAACCCCGACATCGCCAACCCCGCCGGGTGGACCGCCCCCAAGGGCTTCTACGGCGGCATGCCGCAGATCATCCGGGACAACATCGGCAACGGCCACTGGGT
This is a stretch of genomic DNA from Saccharothrix ecbatanensis. It encodes these proteins:
- a CDS encoding non-reducing end alpha-L-arabinofuranosidase family hydrolase, whose amino-acid sequence is MKLSLWRRRQAVLAVLLSVVGLVVGLNTAASASTATASPDTESGFEVGSLPSRFRWSSSGPIIAPKNDSTHRLSAIKDPSVVFHNGRYHVFATVTSSTGGYGMVYLNFTDWSRAGSATHHFLDRTPIGGGYKAAPQIFYYSPQRLWYLVYQTGNDASYSTNPDIANPAGWTAPKGFYGGMPQIIRDNIGNGHWVDMWVICGSVNCYLFSSDDNGHLYRSQTSMANFPRGMSQPVIALQDSNKYALWEAANVYKISGAQQYLLIVEAIGSGGRRYFRSWTTTAINGAWTPLADTQTNPFAGSANVTFANGTAWTNDISHGEMIRNGYDQMSTINPCRMQYLYQGRDPSVDTGSYSTLPWRLALLTQTDSTC
- a CDS encoding PadR family transcriptional regulator, with the protein product MARASQTEIAVLGGLSIQPMTGYALREAIRDVLGHFWSESYGQIYPTLANLEQQGFVRRQDAARARASTFAITPAGIRHLEELLAQPVQATPPRNGLLLRLYFGRHLGPAACRTLVQATLTEAQEALERYARIRSEIDGQDSEDRDYWLLTVSAGEHSARAAREWAHEALSILAELDDTAETRRGRTS
- a CDS encoding family 43 glycosylhydrolase — its product is MMLVHRRGASQRALSFVAALVVALSVITVGQDRADAAPGPSFTNPVVPAPNSADPTLVQYNGQYYYVATTWTSDILMRRSATIAGLRSAPEQTIFRASQNEGCCTMWAPHLEQINNRWYIYYSVEPRAGYGSRRTHVLESAANDPAGPYTYRGVLNLMPNNGWAIDGAVLKLNGALYFHYSAFHADGLQSIYIAPMSSPTTVSAFGTRISAPTLAWERQGQPVNEGSFALQRDGRTFLTYSASYCGTADYKLGMLEYRGGDPLAQSSWTKHANPIFQRNNAAGVYGPGHHSFFTSPDGTEIWIAYHANSSASQGCGTSRTTRVQKISWNADGTPNLGVPVSTSTVLAGPSGETGGSGTRVRIRNQHSNLCLDDYNAVTTPGAEVRQWTCNGLAVQDWSLTPTDNGYYRIANVHSGLCLDNKDWATTAGSVVQQWTCNGFSVQQWRLTTTNGTTTLVNRYSNLCLDNYAWGTTPGSEVRQWTCTGAANQQWVIG
- a CDS encoding RNA polymerase subunit sigma-70 — protein: MTDARPLGADEATFIAAVRSGDPARFALITERHRRELQVHCYRMLANYEDAQDMTQETFLRAWNKRESFKGHAALRTWLYRIATNACLDFLEKRNDRTPVPSELSDSGSEALYLQPYPDRMLPEDPQESVVARETIELAFVVAVQYLPPRQRAVLILRDVLGWPASKAADALELTVASVTSALQRARVTMREQLPDRRLDWRSPATHELTNDERGVVRSYIDAHERNDLDGLTSLLRHELRFAMLPELGTSVMTAKDAVDGWVSGGLFQRGHDDWRGVATTVNRMPAAVLYLRTPDDPEYRLFAIAVLHIVDGKIAELTGFDAAGKPWLDLPPTL
- a CDS encoding dihydrofolate reductase family protein — translated: MRKLIFGMNVTLDGYIAAPGDDIGWGGPPSDELFQWWLDQERAHGLSLYGRKLWETMSSYWPTGDQQPDATPAEIEFARNWRDTPKVVFSSTIDEVDWNTRLVTGDAVAEITRLKAEDGGPMGIGGATLAGSAMRAGLIDEYALATYPVVVGGGTPFFTALDSWVNLNLVETRTFPGGVVLTRYETRR
- a CDS encoding glycoside hydrolase family 30 beta sandwich domain-containing protein; its protein translation is MAPRGDRSEDSGSRLLRRRSLLAAGAALPVLAVTPSASAATRVVVEPSIVQQTILGFGGMNHPGWIGDLTAGQRETAFGNGAGQLGFTVLRIPVPEDRANWSREVATAKRAGELGAKVFASPWNPPASMSETFSGGKRLRYNSYGAYAQHLNDFSTFMRNNGVNLYGISVQNEPDYAHDWTAWTPGEMVRFLRENAGSINTRVIAPESFQYRKSTSDPILNDAAALANVDIIGAHLYGTRHEDFPYPLFREKGGGKELWMTEVYHPNSSDSADLWPQALDVGEHIHRALVYGRFQTYVWWYIRRSYGPMREDGQISKRGANMAHFSKWVRPGYSRITATANPQSNVYITAFKSGTKIVIVAINKNASAVYQPFTIRGVVSATIPTWVTTATRTLAQDRTITTSNGSFDSQLPARSIRTFVAG